A window of the Loxodonta africana isolate mLoxAfr1 chromosome 3, mLoxAfr1.hap2, whole genome shotgun sequence genome harbors these coding sequences:
- the TMIGD2 gene encoding transmembrane and immunoglobulin domain-containing protein 2 isoform X2, which translates to MESASIALVLLVQLSALLGTTSLSVKQGPTSLWVEQGSQVTFTCQVAYAQAWELLRIGWTKDGQVLCQTHVTNNSLSLGVCGPRGWLVWQSPGNLTLRLDQVSANDSGDYVCWAAVEIPELEESEGNGTHLLVAPDDPQGTPASSFPGLLSSLLMAGVVVVAAIALGAGIWGRRRRLHRDSGNHFYSNVLYRPQGTPKKTKAWPGERKVLDPPRSDQKGQSFYSTSFPQPPKPQPCLPPNPQPCLPPNLQPCLPPRPCPSLGPSHPISTMVSPSPRAFEQPWPRGSPRGGRRV; encoded by the exons ATGGAGTCCGCGAGCATAGCGCTGGTCCTCCTGGTGCAGCTCTCGG CCCTACTAGGAACCACAAGCCTGAGCGTGAAGCAGGGACCCACATCACTGTGGGTAGAGCAAGGCAGCCAGGTGACCTTCACCTGCCAGGTGGCCTATGCCCAGGCCTGGGAGCTGCTCCGCATCGGGTGGACCAAAGACGGCCAAGTCTTGTGCCAGACACACGTCACCAACAACAGCCTCAGCCTGGGGGTCTGTGGGCCCCGGGGATGGCTCGTCTGGCAGTCGCCTGGCAACCTCACCTTGAGGCTGGACCAGGTGAGCGCCAACGACAGCGGGGACTATGTGTGCTGGGCGGCCGTGGAGATTCCCGAGCTGGAGGAGTCCGAGGGCAATGGCACGCATCTGCTGGTGGCGCCAG ATGATCCCCAAGGGACCCCTGCTTCCAGCTTCCCAG GACTTCTCTCCTCGCTGCTGATGGCGGGGGTCGTGGTCGTGGCCGCTATCGCGCTGGGCGCTGGGATCTGGGGCCGCCGTCGCCGTCTGCACAGGGACTCAG gaAATCATTTCTACAGCAATGTCCTATACCGGCCCCAGGGAACCCCAAAGAAGACTAAGGCGTGGCCTGGGGAAAGGAAGGTGCTGGACCCACCCAGATCGGACCAGAAAGGCCAGAGCTTCTATTCGACCTCTTTCCCCCAGCCCCCCAAACCCCAGCCGTGTCTGCCCCCCAATCCCCAGCCGTGTCTGCCCCCCAACCTCCAGCCATGTCTGCCCCCCAGACCTTGCCCCAGCCTGGGACCTAGCCACCCCATCTCTACCATGGTCTCTCCCAGCCCACGTGCCTTTGAGCAGCCATGGCCAAGAGGGTCTCCTAGAGGGGGAAGGAGAGTCTGA
- the TMIGD2 gene encoding transmembrane and immunoglobulin domain-containing protein 2 isoform X1: protein MESASIALVLLVQLSALLGTTSLSVKQGPTSLWVEQGSQVTFTCQVAYAQAWELLRIGWTKDGQVLCQTHVTNNSLSLGVCGPRGWLVWQSPGNLTLRLDQVSANDSGDYVCWAAVEIPELEESEGNGTHLLVAPDDPQGTPASSFPGLLSSLLMAGVVVVAAIALGAGIWGRRRRLHRDSGVKTESPEVGQAGSLEQLSTFGLCHPPPPPGNHFYSNVLYRPQGTPKKTKAWPGERKVLDPPRSDQKGQSFYSTSFPQPPKPQPCLPPNPQPCLPPNLQPCLPPRPCPSLGPSHPISTMVSPSPRAFEQPWPRGSPRGGRRV, encoded by the exons ATGGAGTCCGCGAGCATAGCGCTGGTCCTCCTGGTGCAGCTCTCGG CCCTACTAGGAACCACAAGCCTGAGCGTGAAGCAGGGACCCACATCACTGTGGGTAGAGCAAGGCAGCCAGGTGACCTTCACCTGCCAGGTGGCCTATGCCCAGGCCTGGGAGCTGCTCCGCATCGGGTGGACCAAAGACGGCCAAGTCTTGTGCCAGACACACGTCACCAACAACAGCCTCAGCCTGGGGGTCTGTGGGCCCCGGGGATGGCTCGTCTGGCAGTCGCCTGGCAACCTCACCTTGAGGCTGGACCAGGTGAGCGCCAACGACAGCGGGGACTATGTGTGCTGGGCGGCCGTGGAGATTCCCGAGCTGGAGGAGTCCGAGGGCAATGGCACGCATCTGCTGGTGGCGCCAG ATGATCCCCAAGGGACCCCTGCTTCCAGCTTCCCAG GACTTCTCTCCTCGCTGCTGATGGCGGGGGTCGTGGTCGTGGCCGCTATCGCGCTGGGCGCTGGGATCTGGGGCCGCCGTCGCCGTCTGCACAGGGACTCAG GAGTGAAGACAGAGTCCCCAGAGGTGGGCCAGGCCGGCTCTCTTGAGCAACTGTCAACTTTTGGCCTGTgtcacccccctcccccgccaggaAATCATTTCTACAGCAATGTCCTATACCGGCCCCAGGGAACCCCAAAGAAGACTAAGGCGTGGCCTGGGGAAAGGAAGGTGCTGGACCCACCCAGATCGGACCAGAAAGGCCAGAGCTTCTATTCGACCTCTTTCCCCCAGCCCCCCAAACCCCAGCCGTGTCTGCCCCCCAATCCCCAGCCGTGTCTGCCCCCCAACCTCCAGCCATGTCTGCCCCCCAGACCTTGCCCCAGCCTGGGACCTAGCCACCCCATCTCTACCATGGTCTCTCCCAGCCCACGTGCCTTTGAGCAGCCATGGCCAAGAGGGTCTCCTAGAGGGGGAAGGAGAGTCTGA
- the FSD1 gene encoding fibronectin type III and SPRY domain-containing protein 1, whose product MGRLRHQVRQEWTPGHRAGPGLEPQHRAYQPGLSPAEPALPTSPGAPQPPGPQLSATPRGTTFPRLPRRARLRTTRSDGELTGGAAAAARARRAIGSQQRQRQLRDQKSESGPRAGPGWAGGVRAEAPPPPSPALLAPPDPGRRPPGAHSTLAWVQARPLRVPLARHPSPSPDPIPTPFIRGADQVSPEDALQLSMGDPTPLEKSLRARGPRSVISLLPVNSFPQVVLSPQSWEGESREGEPGQVRGSQACVCFWRAQGALRKIITTLAVKNEEIQSFIYSLKRMLLNVEANSAKVQGDLEAEFQSLFSLLEELKENMLMKIKQDRASRTYELQNQLAACTRALESSEELLETANQTLQATDSEDFPQAAKQIKDGVTMAPAFRLSLKAKVSDNMSHLMVDFAQERQILQALTFLPVPSAPVIDLAESLVADNCVTLAWRMPDEDSKIDHYVLEYRRTNFEGPPSLKEDQPWMVIEGIRQTEYTLTGLKFDMKYMNFRVKACNKAVAGEFSDPVTLETPAFTFRLDASTSHQNLRVDELSVEWDAMGGKVQDIKAREKDGKGRTASPVNSPARGTPSPKRMPSGRGGRDRFTAESYTVLGDTLIDGGEHYWEVRYEPDSKAFGVGVAYRSLGRFEQLGKTAASWCLHVNNWLQVSFTAKHANKAKVLEAPVPDCLGVHCDFHQGDPDCPRPPAPSTRLSAPYPSPLLTGPPAALPCAPGLLSFYNARTKQLLHTFKAKFTQPLLPAFTVWCGSFQVMTGLQVPSSVRCLQKRGSATSSSNTSLT is encoded by the exons ATGGGAAGACTGAGACACCAGGTGAGGCAGGAATGGACCCCAGGTCACAGAGCAGGGCCAGGGCTCGAACCGCAGCATCGTGCCTACCAGCCCGGGCTTTCTCCGGCTGAGCCAGCCCTACCAACGTCACCTGGTGCGCCCCAACCTCCGGGGCCCCAGCTCTCGGCGACTCCGCGcggaactacatttcccaggctGCCGCGGCGGGCGCGCCTGCGCACTACGCGAAGTGATGGAGAGCTGACGGGGGGCGCGGCGGCGGCAGCGAGGGCTCGGCGGGCCATTGGCTCCCAGCAGCGGCAAAGGCAGCTCCGAGACCAGAAGAGCGAGTCGGGCCCGCGGGCCGGGCCGGGCTGGGCCGGGGGCGTCCGGG CCGAGGCCCCACCCCCGCCCAGCCCCGCCCTGCTGGCCCCACCGGACCCCGGACGCAGACCCCCAGGAGCCCATAGCACCTTGGCCTGGGTCCAGGCGCGTCCCCTCCGTGTCCCCCTCGCCCGGCATCCCAGTCCCAGCCCTGACCCCATCCCCACACCTTTCATCCGGGGCGCTGACCAGGTGTCCCCGGAGGACGCCCTCCAGCTCAGCATGGGCGACCCCACACCCCTAGAAAAGAGTCTCAGAGCCAGAGGCCCTCGCAGC GTCATCTCCCTTCTCCCTGTTAATTCCTTTCCCCAGGTTGTCCTTTCCCCCCAG AGCTGGGAGGGGGAGTCCCGGGAGGGGGAGCCGGGCCAGGTGAGGGGCTCACAGGCCTGCGTGTGCTTCTGGCGGGCACAGGGGGCTCTGCGGAAAATCATCACCACGCTGGCTGTGAAGAATGAAGAGATCCAGAGTTTCATTTACTCCCTCAAGCGTATGCTACTGAATGTGGAG GCAAATTCGGCCAAGGTGCAGGGGGACCTGGAGGCAGAATTCCAGTCCCTCTTCTCCCTCCTGGAGGAGCTGAAGGAGAATATGCTCATGAAGATCAAGCAGGACCGCGCCAGCCGTACCTACGAGCTGCAG AACCAGCTGGCCGCCTGCACGCGGGCCCTGGAGAGCTCCGAGGAACTTCTGGAGACAGCCAACCAGACCCTGCAGGCCACAGACAGCGAGGACTTTCCCCAG GCTGCCAAGCAAATAAAGGATGG TGTGACGATGGCCCCTGCCTTCCGGCTGTCGTTGAAAGCCAAAGTCAGTGACAACATGAGTCACCTCATGGTGGACTTTGCACAAGAGCGGCAGATCCTACAGGCGCTCACGTTCCTTCCTG TGCCCAGCGCCCCGGTGATTGACCTGGCCGAGTCCCTGGTGGCGGACAATTGCGTGACCCTGGCGTGGCGCATGCCAGACGAGGACAGCAAGATTGACCACTACGTGCTGGAATACCGGCGGACAAACTTCGAGGGCCCGCCCAGCCTCAAGGAGGACCAGCCCTGGATGGTCATCGAGGGCATCCGGCAGACGGAGTACACCCTGACTG GTCTCAAGTTTGATATGAAATACATGAACTTCCGCGTGAAGGCCTGCAACAAGGCGGTTGCCGGCGAGTTCTCTGACCCGGTGACCCTGGAGACACCAG CGTTCACGTTCCGCCTGGATGCGTCCACATCCCACCAGAACCTGCGGGTGGATGAGCTCTCCGTGGAGTGGGACGCCATGGGCGGGAAGGTACAGGATATCAAGGCTCGCGAGAAAGACGGCAAGGGGAGGACAGCGTCCCCCGTCAACTCCCCGGCCAG AGGTACTCCATCGCCCAAGAGGATGCCCTCAGGTCGTGGGGGACGGGACCGTTTCACAGCTGAGTCCTACACAGTGCTGG GGGACACACTGATCGATGGCGGGGAGCATTACTGGGAGGTGCGCTACGAGCCGGACAGCAAGGCCTTTGGTGTGGGCGTGGCCTACCGCAGCCTGGGCCGCTTCGAACAGCTGGGCAAGACGGCCGCGTCATGGTGCCTGCACGTCAACAACTGGCTGCAGGTCAGCTTTACAGCCAAGCACGCCAACAAGGCCAAGGTGCTGGAAGCCCCCGTGCCCGACTGCCTGGGCGTGCACTGCGACTTTCACCAAGGTGACCCTGACTGCCCCAGACCTCCAGCCCCCTCCACACGTCTCTCTGCCCCATACCCCTCCCCACTTCTGACTGGTCCCCCTGCTGCTCTGCCCTGTGCCCCAGGCCTCCTGTCCTTCTACAATGCCCGCACCAAACAGCTGCTGCACACCTTCAAGGCCAAGTTCACTCAGCCCCTGCTGCCTGCGTTCACA gtGTGGTGTGGCAGCTTCCAGGTGATGACAGGCCTACAGGTACCTAGCTCGGTGCGCTGCCTGCAGAAGCGGGGCAgtgccaccagcagctccaacaCCAGCCTCACCTAG
- the STAP2 gene encoding signal-transducing adaptor protein 2 — translation MASALSPSRATKPKGALPSHYHENFLEKKGPQDRDYRKFWAGLQGLTLYFYNSNRDFQHVDKVDLEGFVKLTDEAPLRNVHDPGIHFSLVLWNQEIKFRVDSLESREMWKGFILTVVELRVPTNLILLPGHLYMMAEARDREEARRALVKPSCYLNVSRLEAQLLLERYPECGNLLLRPSGGGAGGVSVTTRQTLNSLPVIRHYKVKHEGSTYVIDVEEPFSCASLDAVVNYFVLHTNKALVPFLLDEDYEKVLGYVEADNENGECVWLVPSAPKAPGPGPAPPAGSPKQPPPASTPVSTQDKPPPLPLLPPPPDQGEDYVIPIGDAPAADYVNDEVPPPSRQAALKLKKLPKAQAKTPKPPIVPKPEHKVRNSGLLARKLAANTAQPFFPTTGLAEVTAELEEKLQKRRALEN, via the exons ATGGCCTCGGCCCTGAGCCCATCCCGGGCCACCAAGCCCAAGGGCGCCCTGCCTTCACACTACCACGAGAACTTTCTGGAGAAGAAGGGGCCCCAAGACCGG GATTACAGGAAGTTCTGGGCAGGCCTCCAGGGTCTAACACTTTATTTCTACAATAGCAATCGGGATTTCCAG CATGTGGACAAGGTAGACCTGGAAGGATTTGTGAAGCTCACAGATGAGGCTCCCCTGAGAAACGTGCATGACCCTGGAATCCACTTCAGCTTGGTCCTCTGGAACCAGGAGATCAAGTTCAGG GTGGACAGCCTGGAGTCTAGGGAGATGTGGAAAGGCTTCATCCTGACCGTGGTGGAG CTCCGTGTGCCTACCAACCTGATCTTGCTGCCTGGACACCTGTACATGATGGCCGAGGCCCGGGACAGAGAGGAGGCGCGCCGTGCACTAGTGAAGCCATC GTGCTACCTGAATGTGAGCCGTCTGGAGGCGCAGCTACTCCTCGAGCGCTACCCGGAGTGCGGGAACCTGTTGCTGCGGCCCAGCGGGGGCGGCGCGGGCGGCGTGTCGGTCACTACACGCCAGACGCTCAACAG CTTGCCGGTGATCCGGCACTACAAGGTGAAGCACGAGGGGTCCACGTACGTGATCGACGTGGAGGAGCCG TTCTCCTGCGCCTCACTGGACGCCGTCGTCAACTATTTCGTGTTGCACACCAATAAGGCGCTGGTGCCCTTCCTGCTGGACGAGGACTACGAGAAGGTGCTAG GCTACGTGGAGGCGGATAACGAGAATGGCGAGTGTGTGTGGCTGGTGCCCTCGGCCCCCAAGGCCCCCGGCCCAG GTCCTGCGCCCCCTGCAGGCAGCCCCAAGCAGCCACCTCCTGCATCCACACCTGTGTCCACTCAGGACAAGCCacctcccctgcccctgctgcctcCGCCACCTGACCAGGGGGAGGACTATGTGATCCCCATTGGAGATGCCCCAGCTGCCGACTATGTGAATGACGAAG TGCCACCACCTAGTCGGCAGGCTGCCCTGAAGCTCAAGAAGCTGCCAAAGGCTCAAGCAAAAACCCCAAAGCCACCCATTGTGCCCAAGCCAG AACACAAAGTCCGCAACAGCGGCctgctggccaggaagctggcaGCCAACACAGCCCAGCCATTCTTCCCTACAACAG GGCTGGCTGAGGTGACCGCAGAGCTGGAAGAGAAACTGCAGAAGAGGCGGGCGCTGGAGAACTGA